AATTTCTGTCCGAGCTGACTCACGAGCGACTTGTAGGTAATGTCAGCAACAATGGTATCCGTACTAGAATCGGACAGAATCAAGCCCTGGAACATGTCGATCGAATCATTATTATCATAGATCAGGGAACCCTCGGAATGAATATTCGCAAGGTAGGAAAAAATAATAGTACGATTTTTGAGGATTCTTCGTTTGAGCTGAAGTGAGGTAGATTGATATTCTTGGATTTTTCCCTGTTTTTCGAGGATAGAATTCTCACTATTTGTGATATCACTTTGTGTTTTTTCGATGGCAGAATCGAGAGATTCGATAGCATCTTCCAGTGATGTTCTTTTTTCTGTGACAAAAGACTTTTTCGTCTCGTATGTTTGCTGCATACTCGCAAGTTTATTTTTGAGTCATTCCAGACCATTCATACGATATTCGTGTTCGAGAAGTGCTTCCGAACCAGTCTGATTGATAGGAAGAGTCTCAAAAAGAATCTTGTATTCACTTTCTTTGAAGTTATCGAGGATTCGACCTGAAGTTGTCGTATCGATCGCAGTAACCAGAAGTGGAGACAGGGCAGAAAAAACCAAACACGAGATGAAAATATTTTTGTACTGCATGAACCAATGGTATCATGTTCCTGGAGAGGAAACAACAAAACGCTCATAAAATATACAAAAATACCCTTGCACAATGACAAGAGTATTTTCTATTATTTTTATTCATCGGAAATACTGGAGAAAAATACTTCTTTTTTCTTCATCCATTCTCCCGACTGACGACAGAGAAGTTTCTCATCTACAGGTTTATTCAAGAATTTCTTGATTCCTTCTTCGAGAAAAATGGTATTCTGACTTCACTTCACATAGACAATAGTCGGTTTTTTTTCACCATCCGACAGAATCTTTCTGATAGTTTCCCCCATCTTCCGACTAGAGAGAGAATAGTATGTCGGATATCTTTTCTGAAGCGAAGGAACAATATATTTCTCCATATATGGACCAACGAGAAAAAACTCTACGTCATGCTGTTCGTCCACATGTTCGGTGATATACGCCACAAGAGAATGGTGCATACTCTCTGTATGCTCACCGAGTTCCCGCATATCCCCGAGGAGAAAAAAAATCCGATGCGTCGCACAAAAAGGAAGAACCGAATCAATCCCACGACAAATCGATTCGTATCATCCATTGTAACTTCCATCGATAATAATAGCGCTTCATTTCCCAGCAAGAATGCTAGACCTTCCTGCTTCTGGGATAAACTTATGAGAACAATTCCCGATACACGACGGATCGACACCAAGAATATGCGCTACACCATATACCGGAAGGACATTTTCTATCTGATATGCCCCAAATGCTGGAACAAAAATATCGTATACCAATTCCTTGAGTGAGACCTGAGCACGAATGCCATCGACCGACATATGAAGGTGAAAAGCATCAATATCTGACATTCATCCCATACTATAATACAGAGCTTCACGGTCGATATATTGTCGCAATCCTTCATATGCAATCAGTCTTTTTGCAGATTGTCCGAGAAGAAGCTTCTCATTGCGATAATTATCGAGTGTTCAGAATTGTTCGAGATGATTCGGAGCAATCGGAGAAATAATTCCAATATCTGGAACAGCGATAGAGAGAAGAAAGTCCATCTCTCACGGATGATCGATTCCGTATTCGAGAATGAGATATTTCGGATAAGAACGAAACCAGCGAGAGAATGCTACTCAGAAAATATATAACCAACGAAATGGATTTTTTCATCCTGTTTTTGTACCAATAATAGAGAGTGGAAGCCCGAATTCTCCATTGTAATGATATGGCGAAATCATCACATTCGCTTCTCCGAATTGGGATGCAAGAAATGTTGCTATATGAGTCGAGATAGTTGTCTTCCCTACTGTTCCAGTAACGCCGATAATATACGGCCTTTTCAATCGAATAATCGTACGAGCGAAGAATCCGAGAAAGAAGAGAAAAAATGTTTGCATAAGAGTTTTTGGAGAAAATACTAGGAAAAAGAGACAAGAAATCAAGAAAAAATAGAAAAGCAAACCTTCATAGAAAGATTTTTCAGAGAAATTCCAATTCAAAAAGTTCGTTTTCAGAAAGCCATAATCTCCTCGAAACTTTCATTTGCATAAAAACTAAACTTCCATACAATTTCTCTATCATTTTTTCTCTATTTACTTATGGCACAAGTTACTCGCAATGACTTCACATTCACGATTCTCGATGAGATACAGGCTCAATATCCAGAACTGGTTGATCTCGTTCTCGGAAGTGAATCGATCGACAACAATGAGAAACAATATTGGTTCGATATTATGCCATCTATGACGGATGATCAGATTGATCGACTTTTCAATATTCTCATGACGGAACGTCGCCAACTCGAAGAACTCAATGTGAAATACCAAGAAGAAATCAAAACTCTGAATGAGAAACACCTTATCCAATGGCAAAGTCTCCAGTCTCAAAAGACAAAAGAGAAAATAGAACAGGCAGAAAAATCTGACACTTCCAAGAAAGATGCAGATGACGCACTCGGCATGCTCGATGCTATTTAGTTTTTCTTAGATCTTAATCTTCTATCAGCCTGTGCTTTCTTCTCAAAATATTGACATCATCCGGCATATTGATCCAGAAAGTACTCATGCGATCCGATCGCATGTTCTCCATCCACATGACGATATTACGGTTATCTGTATGGTGGGATCGCCGAGAGAAAATATCGTAAGTGTTCTCGAGGATCATCTTCTCGAATCTATTTCTTCCACGGGTTGGAATCACGGTGATGAAGAAGCAGATTTCGCATATATTACTGAGAAATATAATCATTTTCAGAGAAATCTAGCAGCAACAGATATTCGCGATATGAGTGCACTTTTTGCAATCATTTTCGAGAATGAGATGATGATCTCTGTTATCGGAAGCATGTGTGCTGTTCTGAGAGAGAAAAATGGAGACCTCAATACTATCGCTGAAAATCAAGAAGAAGATACAGAATTCACATCAGTTTCTAGTGGGAAGATTCCAACTGGTGCGCAATTTTTTCTGAGTTCACAACCACTTTCTTCATTTCTTTCAGATGATTTTTTCGATGAATGTACCGAATTATCACATGATTCATTCACGGAAACACTCGAATGAATCCTCAAAAGAGAAACGCATGAAACAATTCATATCATACGCATCACGGGACCAAAGATACCAGAAAAAACATCTCGTCCTTTTTTTCAATCTTCTCAGAAAGTGAGCAAACAGATCGATATTGCGCGTGGATTCCTAGAGAACGCTCGGGAATCTATCAGATATAATCGTCGTATTGAGCGAGTATTCGATGAGATACGACTATTCATCAGCAAGAAAAATACACATATTTTGATTCTATTTCTTCTGGTAGGCGCGACTCTTTTTTTCGGACTGATTTATGTTCTTGTTAGTGCACTTTTCCATGTCAGCAACAATCCATCAGTAGATACCAAGAACCAGATTATCCAAGCAAAAACACTCATCGAGGAGAGTCAGAAGCTCACATCCAATTCCGAAGCATTCAATAATAACATTAGGCAAGCCGAAGATATTCTCTTCAAGATACGTGACAAGCAAGAATACATGAAAGATACTCAACAATTGTTGCAGCGTATCGAAGCGATGAAAAAAGAAATGTACGATATACAAACAGTGGATCTGACGAAACATACAAGCATTGTTCCATTCGATTCGACACAATTCTCTCCACTATGAGTCTTTGAATTCAACAAAAAACTGAACCTCATAGGGAAAGATTCTGCTATTCTTGGGTATATCCAAGGAAATAGTCTACCAACTCCTTCGACATATCCACCTGGTGAAGAAGTTACTGACTTTGATATGACAGATGATGGTACTTTCTACTTTCTGACGAAGAATAATAGAATCCTTTCGACCAAGAGAAATGAAGTCACATATGCCAATGTGACCGGACAAGATTCTTGGGAAAATGCCTCAGGAATCCAAACATTTAATAATAATATTTATCTGACTAATAATTCATGAGGTCAGATCTATAAACACAAACCTGGAACAAATGGATTTTCCCAAAAAATTGAAGTACTCCCAAGTACATTGTCTGGAATTCTCGATATTGGAATTGATGGTGGTTTTTATATTCTGACAGATGAACCGAAAATATACCGCATGATCTCGAAGGACAATGGATCTCCAAGTGGTATTATTCTCAATAAAATACCTGGTGAATATACTGCGGGCAAGAATGGTGATGTTCAGATAGTTGTCCGATCGAATCTGAATCTCATCTATCTTTTGAGTGGCAATAGAATCTGGATCTTCGAACCTGATTCGAAACGCTTCCAGGATGTACGATCTTGGACATATCTCGCACAACTCGAAATATCAACTGCAGAAGAAATACGAACTATATCTGTTCCAAGAGATGGACTGATTTATATCACTACCAATTTGGGAGTTTATAGTGTACCATTCGAGTTCGTCGATAAGAATATCATACTAAAAAACTAAACATGTTTCGAACTCATGCTATCGTCTTGTACATTCAGAAGATTCGAGATAATCAGAAACGCATAATTCTTTTTTCCCGAGATTATGGGAAAATCACCTGTTGGAGTAAAAAAAATGTATTACCAGATATAGGGAATGTTGTCTCTGTTGTCATCGAACGAAGAGGAAATGAGAATCATGTTAAGACTATTGATACCATAGATTCGCTTGGTGATACATTCGAGAATTATGAACAAGTATACAACTTTCTCACACTGATTGAGACACTCTATAGACTTCTACCAGATGCACTAGAGCATCGGAATATCTATGATGATATTCTCGAACTTGTACAATGTATGAGCCAGAGGTATAAAAAAGAATGAAAAAATCCAGAAATATGAAAAATACAACTATTCATACTCATAAATATTCGTATTCTGAAAAGACTTTGATTTTTGAGACAGGAGGTTTTCTTGGAATCCAATATTTTGGATTATATCTATAGAAATATAGAGAAAAAAAGTATCTCCGACATTGCCCAGTGAAAACACCTAAGTAATGATGTAATAACATCACTCCGAGAAATTATTCTTCATACACACTACAATTTTCATTACTGACTCTAATCAACTATGACTCTTTATTTTGTTATTCTTTTTATTCTAGGAACGGTTTTCTGAAGCTTCTCAACGGTACTCATAGAACGCTGGAAAAATGGTAAATCCGGGATTATAATGGGGCGAAGTGAGTGCCCGAAGTGCAATCACACACTTTCAGCATGGGAACTTATTCCTCTTTTTTCATATATATTCCAGCATGGGAAGTGTCATAATTGTCACTCGAAGATTTCGCCATTTTATCCGATTGCAGAAATCTCTATCGGCATTATATTTGTCATCATGTGATATGCGGGGATGAACCTCGAACTGGAGCCACTCTCCGTAGAGATGCTTATTTTTCTCATTCTTGGTTTTATCACAGGTATCTACATTCTCTATGATGCTCGTTATATGGAGATTCCTGATCAGATAATGATTCCATGAATTGTATGATATATCTTACTTATCATACTTTGATACTTTTCTCCAGAAATGAGAACACTGATTTTTGATAGCAATACGTACACAGATTATTCGACACTGATTTTTGATCACATTCGTGCGGCTGTGATTATATATTCATTTTTCTATTTGCAGATACTTATACCTTGAGGATTCTATCTCTTGAGAAAGAAAAAAAGTCGAGAATTCGTGGAACTACTGGTGTCTTATTTCCTATTTCCATTGAGCCTGATTTTCGGAAGAATAGGGAAAAACGAAACAAAAGAATCTAATGAAATAGATATTCCAACATGGGTTGGTGGTGGAGATTTGAGAATTGCACTTTTTATCGGACTCACTCTCGGTAGTATCCATACTGTTAGCACGCTTCTATTTGCCTATATACTTGGTTCTCTTATTGGAGTGATTCTCATTGTGAAACGAGGAAGAAAAAATTCACAAATTGCATTCTGACCGTTCCTTGGAATGGGGTGGTTTCTCTCCATTGTTTTTTATTCTGATATACTAAATATCTTTAATATATAAATATTAATTAAGTCAATTCTTTTTCCTCTTCTTTCGGGGTTTTATCTCGACAGATACGAAAAGAAACATATAATTCGTGGACTCAAATCTTACAAAAGTCAGATTGAGCATTTCTATATTTTTTCGATATACACATATGGACGAACAAAAAATAAAAGCTCTCCGAGATCTCATTCATTCCGCTCAGAATTCTATCCATTCAGCAAAAAAGATTCTCAATTCTCTTTTGGGAGAAGATGAATCTACTGATACTTTCGATCTCAATACCGAAGGGCTCACTTCGTATAATTCATGAAATGACAAAATTATTGAAGGTGTTTTTACGGGTGAATCTATGCTTGGGTCCGACGGCAATATCTATCCTGTGCCCCAGAATTATGCATCAAAATCCCTCCTCGTCCAATGAAGCAAACTCAAAGCACTCATCAATCCAAATGGAAAAATCGTCTACAAAATTATCGGAGAAATTCCATTCGAAAGTGCTGTGGGAATTATTACAAAAAATGGTGAAAAATATCAAATCGCCACTGATACAAAAGTCTATAATGTCCTATTGGCTGCCATAACTTTTCATCACTGTAATGTCGGAGATACCGTGAGTATCCGTATCCCCGAAGGAAAAGATGCAACCTATGCCGTCATCGAAACTGTAATTCCAAAAAAATAAATTTATCTCTTATCTTCCGAATTCTATGCGAACTGCTTCCAATCACAGAATGCCTCGATCACAATTCCAGATTCCTTGGAAATGGATTATTATCATTGCAACTCTTATTGGGATACTTTTCTTGAGTTCTGCACTTTCGAAGAAAAATACATGAACATGAGATGGATCTGCACTAAAGGTTGTAGTACAGTCATGAAGCGAGGCATACATCACACCAGCAAATGGATCACAAAAACAAATTACTGGAGAACAGAGTCTGTATACTTCTGATAATTCCCTTTCAGTATCAAATGGTACCGTACAACTTACTTCTTCATTGATTGATGCCTATATTGTCGCCTCTTCTGACCAATCATATAGAACAACTGAGATTGCCTACAAAGAGCACACAATCGAGAGTGAGAAATTGGAACTGATTCGTGGACAAATATGGATCGAATCACATGGACAGATTACTCTTCAGGCGAAGAATTTTGAGGCAAGTATTATGGATGGGAATATCGTACTCGTAGAACAAAATCCAATAGTGAGCAC
The DNA window shown above is from Candidatus Gracilibacteria bacterium and carries:
- a CDS encoding Mur ligase family protein, which translates into the protein MQTFFLFFLGFFARTIIRLKRPYIIGVTGTVGKTTISTHIATFLASQFGEANVMISPYHYNGEFGLPLSIIGTKTGGKNPFRWLYIFGVAFSRWFRSYPKYLILEYGIDHPGEMDFLLSIAVPDIGIISPIAPNHLEQFGTLDNYRNEKLLLGQSAKRLIAYEGLRQYIDREALYYSMGGMSDIDAFHLHMSVDGIRAQVSLKELVYDIFVPAFGAYQIENVLPVYGVAHILGVDPSCIGNCSHKFIPEAGRSSILAGKGSAIIIDGSYNGGYESICRGIDSVLPFCATHRIFFLLGDMRELGEHTESMHHSLVAYITEHVDEQHDVEFFLVGPYMEKYIVPSLQKRYPTYYSLSSRKMGETIRKILSDGEKKPTIVYVKGSQNTIFLEEGIKKFLNKPVDEKLLCRQSGEWMKKKEVFFSSISDE
- a CDS encoding prepilin peptidase — its product is MTLYFVILFILGTVFGSFSTVLIERWKNGKSGIIMGRSECPKCNHTLSAWELIPLFSYIFQHGKCHNCHSKISPFYPIAEISIGIIFVIMGYAGMNLELEPLSVEMLIFLILGFITGIYILYDARYMEIPDQIMIPGIVGYILLIILGYFSPEMRTLIFDSNTYTDYSTLIFDHIRAAVIIYSFFYLQILIPGGFYLLRKKKSREFVELLVSYFLFPLSLIFGRIGKNETKESNEIDIPTWVGGGDLRIALFIGLTLGSIHTVSTLLFAYILGSLIGVILIVKRGRKNSQIAFGPFLGMGWFLSIVFYSDILNIFNI